A window of Zingiber officinale cultivar Zhangliang chromosome 5A, Zo_v1.1, whole genome shotgun sequence contains these coding sequences:
- the LOC121981572 gene encoding 6-phosphogluconate dehydrogenase, decarboxylating 3, chloroplastic-like — MAVESAALSRIGLAGLAVMGQNLALNVAEKGFPISVYNRTAAKVDETVARAASEGGLPLFGHRSPQDFVLSISRPRSIVILVKAGAPVDQTIDALSHYLEPGDAIVDGGNEWYENTERRIREASARGFLYLGMGVSGGEDGARNGPSLMPGGSHQAYSNIEDILTRVAAQVDDGPCVTFVGEGGAGNFVKMVHNGIEYGDMQLIAEAYDVLRIVGGLSNAELAETFAEWNRGELESFLIEITADIFSVHDEHGDGEIVDKILDKTGMKGTGKWTVQQAAELSIAAPTIAASLDSRYLSGLKDEREAAAKTLEQAGINSADYSTLRSVNKKRLIDDVRQALYASKICSYAQGMNLLRSKSAEKGWNLNLGELARIWKGGCIIRARFLDRIKKAYERNRGLANLIVDPEFAREMVQRQAAWRRVVGLAIEAGISTPGMSASLAYFDTYRRARLPANLVQAQRDYFGAHTYERVDRPGSFHTEWSKIARQSKVGSGILN, encoded by the coding sequence ATGGCGGTGGAGTCGGCAGCGCTCTCGCGGATCGGCCTCGCGGGTCTGGCGGTGATGGGGCAGAACCTGGCCCTCAACGTCGCCGAGAAGGGATTCCCCATCTCCGTCTACAACCGCACCGCTGCCAAGGTCGACGAGACCGTCGCCCGCGCCGCCTCCGAAGGGGGCCTCCCTCTATTTGGCCACCGCTCGCCCCAGGATTTCGTGCTGTCCATCAGCCGGCCCCGCTCCATCGTCATTCTCGTCAAGGCCGGCGCCCCCGTCGACCAGACCATCGATGCGCTCTCCCACTATCTGGAACCCGGTGACGCCATCGTCGACGGAGGTAACGAGTGGTACGAGAACACGGAGCGCCGCATCCGTGAGGCCTCTGCTCGCGGCTTTCTCTACCTTGGGATGGGCGTCTCCGGTGGCGAGGACGGAGCCCGCAATGGCCCCTCCCTCATGCCCGGTGGTTCTCACCAGGCCTACAGCAACATCGAGGATATTCTCACCCGTGTAGCCGCCCAGGTCGATGACGGGCCCTGTGTCACCTTCGTTGGGGAGGGCGGCGCTGGGAACTTCGTCAAGATGGTTCACAACGGCATTGAATACGGTGATATGCAGCTGATTGCTGAGGCCTACGACGTACTCAGGATTGTTGGTGGGCTGTCTAATGCCGAGCTTGCTGAGACCTTTGCCGAATGGAACCGTGGTGAGCTCGAAAGCTTCCTTATCGAGATCACTGCTGATATATTTAGCGTCCATGATGAGCATGGGGATGGAGAAATCGTCGACAAGATCCTGGACAAAACTGGGATGAAGGGGACTGGTAAATGGACGGTCCAGCAGGCAGCCGAGCTCTCAATTGCCGCCCCAACCATAGCTGCTTCACTTGACTCCAGGTACCTTAGTGGGCTTAAGGATGAGAGAGAGGCTGCTGCCAAGACTCTAGAGCAAGCTGGAATAAACAGTGCTGATTATTCTACACTTCGATCTGTGAATAAAAAGCGCTTAATTGATGATGTACGACAAGCCCTCTACGCTTCTAAGATCTGTAGCTATGCTCAAGGTATGAATTTGCTCAGATCTAAGAGTGCGGAGAAGGGCTGGAACCTCAATCTTGGGGAACTAGCTAGGATTTGGAAGGGAGGGTGCATCATTAGGGCCAGATTCTTGGATAGGATTAAGAAGGCTTATGAGCGCAATCGGGGACTTGCAAATCTGATTGTTGATCCAGAGTTTGCAAGGGAGATGGTACAGCGACAGGCAGCATGGAGGAGGGTCGTTGGACTTGCGATCGAGGCAGGTATCAGCACCCCAGGTATGTCTGCCAGTCTGGCTTACTTTGATACATATCGACGGGCAAGGTTGCCTGCAAACCTGGTGCAGGCGCAAAGGGACTATTTTGGGGCGCACACCTATGAGCGGGTTGACCGCCCAGGATCATTCCACACAGAGTGGTCTAAGATTGCAAGGCAGAGCAAGGTCGGTTCTGGAATCCTTAACTGA
- the LOC121983194 gene encoding cytochrome P450 94B3-like, translating into MALLFVAFLFLFLFILLHCRAATSNFYGPKNHPLIGSIVAFYRNRHRLLDWYTDLLAASPSQTFVLRRFGARRTVVTANPANVEHILKTNFPNYPKGRPFTDILGDLLGSGIFNADGDLWLTQRKLASHHFSTRSLAHFALTVLHCETYSRLLPVLHSAAAAVDLQDLLRRFAFDAVCRVSLGTDPLFLHPSLPCSPLADAFELAAAISARRGTAPVAAVWKIKRALGLGSESRLREAVLQLHADICAIIAARKTEIMIDGAGNDLLSRLIAGGHKDEVVRDMAISFVMAGRDTTSSALTWFFWLMTRHPSAEAEVVEEVVKRIGRHGTIDYAALKEMKILEACLCESMRLYPPVVWDSKHAAADDELPDGTRVRKGDRVTYFPYGMGRMEALWGKTWAEFDHQRWLTTTAEVVRESPYKFAVFQAGPRLCLGKEMAFVQMKYVAAAVLREFKLRREEADDGQPPELVPLLTAHMAGGLRVRVEKRKWNNDIIN; encoded by the coding sequence ATGGCGTTACTTTTCGtcgccttcctcttcctcttcctcttcattCTGTTACACTGCCGAGCTGCCACCTCCAACTTCTACGGCCCCAAGAACCACCCCCTCATTGGCAGCATCGTCGCTTTCTACCGCAACCGCCACCGCCTCCTGGACTGGTACACCGACCTCCTGGCCGCCTCGCCGTCGCAGACCTTCGTCCTCCGGCGATTCGGGGCCAGGCGCACTGTCGTCACTGCGAACCCTGCCAACGTGGAGCACATCCTTAAGACTAACTTCCCCAACTACCCCAAGGGGCGTCCCTTCACGGACATCCTCGGCGACCTCCTCGGCTCGGGCATCTTCAATGCCGACGGCGACCTCTGGCTCACCCAGCGGAAGCTCGCCAGCCACCACTTCTCCACGCGTTCTCTCGCACACTTTGCCCTTACGGTGTTGCACTGTGAGACCTACTCCCGCCTGCTTCCTGTCCTCCACTCCGCCGCCGCTGCGGTGGACCTCCAGGACCTCCTCCGCCGCTTCGCCTTCGATGCCGTCTGCCGCGTCTCGCTTGGCACGGACCCTCTCTTCCTCCACCCGTCCCTCCCTTGCTCCCCCCTCGCCGACGCCTTCGAACTCGCCGCAGCCATCAGTGCCCGCCGCGGCACCGCCCCGGTGGCTGCCGTTTGGAAAATCAAGCGTGCGCTTGGCCTCGGCTCTGAGTCCCGGCTCCGCGAGGCCGTTCTCCAACTCCACGCCGACATCTGCGCCATCATCGCTGCCCGTAAAACTGAAATCATGATCGACGGCGCCGGAAACGACCTCCTGTCGAGGCTCATTGCCGGCGGGCACAAGGACGAGGTTGTGCGCGACATGGCGATTAGTTTTGTGATGGCAGGGCGCGACACGACGTCGTCGGCGCTGACGTGGTTCTTCTGGCTGATGACGCGGCACCCGTCGGCGGAAGCAGaggtggtggaggaggtggtgAAGCGGATCGGCCGTCACGGGACGATCGATTACGCAGCCCTGAAGGAAATGAAAATTCTCGAAGCGTGCCTGTGCGAAAGCATGAGGCTGTACCCGCCGGTGGTGTGGGACAGCAAGCATGCGGCGGCGGACGACGAGCTGCCGGACGGGACGCGGGTGCGGAAAGGGGACAGGGTCACCTACTTCCCCTACGGGATGGGGAGGATGGAGGCGCTGTGGGGGAAAACTTGGGCGGAGTTCGACCACCAGAGGTGGCTCACGACGACGGCGGAGGTGGTGCGAGAGTCGCCGTACAAGTTCGCCGTGTTCCAGGCGGGGCCGAGGTTGTGCCTGGGGAAGGAGATGGCGTTCGTGCAGATGAAGTACGTCGCTGCGGCGGTGCTGCGGGAGTTCAAGCTGAGGCGGGAGGAGGCGGACGACGGTCAGCCGCCGGAGCTCGTGCCGCTGCTGACGGCGCATATGGCCGGCGGACTCAGAGTGCGCGTCGAGAAGAGAAAATGGAATaatgatataattaattaa